A genomic window from Nevskiales bacterium includes:
- a CDS encoding transposase, with the protein MARLPRIDLPGVPQHIIQRGNNRGPCFFAEDDYRYYLECLREAAQRYDCSVHAYVLMTNHVHLLATAHHAGGLPRLMQSVGRRYVRYVNSCYRRTGTLWEGRYRACLIDSERYLLACYRYIELNPVRAGIVADPARYPWSSYGWHALGKPDKVIVDHPLYLGMGATAEERCVAYRRLFQVEIGPDELQALREATIRNRVWGGERFKDQVEAALKRRVRPGKMGRPRKSGEVESVL; encoded by the coding sequence ATGGCCAGACTGCCTCGAATCGACCTGCCCGGTGTTCCCCAGCACATCATTCAGCGCGGCAACAACCGGGGTCCCTGTTTCTTCGCCGAGGACGATTACCGCTACTACCTCGAATGCCTGCGGGAAGCTGCGCAACGGTATGACTGCTCGGTCCATGCGTATGTGCTGATGACCAACCATGTGCATCTTTTGGCGACCGCACACCATGCTGGCGGGTTGCCGCGACTGATGCAGTCGGTAGGCCGTCGTTATGTTCGATACGTCAACTCCTGCTACCGCAGGACTGGAACCCTGTGGGAGGGACGTTACAGGGCTTGCCTGATCGATTCTGAGCGGTATCTGCTGGCTTGCTACCGCTACATTGAGCTCAATCCGGTACGGGCGGGCATCGTGGCTGATCCCGCGAGATACCCCTGGTCCAGTTACGGTTGGCATGCCCTCGGCAAGCCCGACAAGGTGATTGTTGATCACCCGCTTTACTTGGGCATGGGAGCAACCGCAGAGGAACGCTGCGTAGCCTATCGGCGACTATTCCAGGTTGAAATTGGCCCGGATGAACTACAGGCGCTGCGGGAAGCGACGATACGAAACAGAGTATGGGGCGGAGAGCGCTTCAAGGACCAGGTAGAGGCAGCACTCAAACGAAGGGTACGTCCGGGCAAGATGGGGCGCCCACGAAAATCAGGAGAAGTCGAAAGTGTACTCTGA
- a CDS encoding ATP-binding protein, translated as MKLIPEFEVSNRLALVCGLFVSVWALLVLLSWHAGNLELARLYGPWEPMPYDAALGLLLCGAGLIGASLGSWRLAIGCSLVVGALAAYALAIHVFGLDPAALAMLIPAAEKEAATTGRMTANVTGALFLCGLMLVTIGYGLLQKVEGYAFASVLGLLVAVFGLLSLFSFFSTQNMVANWRQLTAMTPPVALGFTLLGLSAAVFRWPEDAKDNVNTDRLQSMVITYVSAGVLITMLFSAAIGLLPLYELVRAGAPLEVLRLAAGSDSDVVTKAELLDSTLRRQLALTGVATLLLAYIGGFGVWRLLRPLTGRILMRADALEKMIQKATEELEASVRNLQRSNRQLDQFARVASHDLQAPLHTISGFAQILADRYGPVLGDEGREFVGYITGGARQMQEQITGLLQLSRLNSRAEPMRAVDTGEVVSQVLTYLQSSIEAAGARVQHEGLPTVHGERAQLGLLFQNLVANAIKFRRPGVAPQVAISARPEDGHWRFEVRDNGIGIPPEHREAVFELFRRLHTQDEYPGTGIGLALCKDIVERHGGNIAVESQPGAGSVFSFTLPAASTQPQAAAT; from the coding sequence ATGAAGCTGATCCCCGAGTTCGAGGTTTCCAATCGGCTCGCCCTGGTCTGTGGGCTGTTCGTGTCGGTCTGGGCGCTGCTGGTGCTCCTGTCCTGGCACGCCGGCAACCTCGAGCTGGCGCGCCTGTACGGCCCCTGGGAACCCATGCCCTATGACGCCGCCCTGGGTCTGCTGCTGTGCGGCGCCGGCCTGATCGGCGCCAGCCTGGGCAGCTGGCGGCTGGCCATCGGCTGCAGCCTCGTGGTGGGGGCGCTGGCTGCCTATGCCCTGGCCATCCACGTGTTCGGGCTCGACCCGGCCGCGCTGGCCATGCTGATTCCCGCGGCGGAAAAGGAGGCGGCCACGACCGGCCGGATGACGGCCAACGTCACCGGCGCGCTATTCCTGTGCGGCCTGATGCTGGTCACCATCGGCTACGGACTGCTGCAGAAGGTGGAGGGCTATGCCTTCGCCAGCGTGCTCGGGCTGCTGGTGGCCGTCTTCGGCCTGCTGTCCCTGTTCAGCTTCTTCAGCACCCAGAACATGGTGGCCAACTGGCGCCAGCTGACGGCGATGACGCCGCCGGTGGCGCTGGGCTTCACGCTGCTGGGCCTGTCGGCGGCGGTCTTTCGCTGGCCGGAGGATGCCAAGGACAACGTCAACACCGACCGCCTGCAGAGCATGGTGATCACCTATGTCTCGGCCGGCGTGCTGATCACCATGCTGTTCAGCGCCGCCATCGGCCTTTTGCCACTGTACGAGCTGGTGCGCGCCGGCGCGCCGCTGGAGGTCCTGCGGCTGGCTGCGGGCAGCGACAGCGACGTCGTCACCAAGGCCGAACTGCTGGACAGCACCCTGCGCCGCCAGCTGGCCCTGACCGGCGTCGCCACCCTGCTGCTGGCCTATATCGGCGGCTTCGGGGTCTGGCGGCTGCTGCGGCCGCTGACCGGGCGCATCCTGATGCGCGCCGACGCGCTGGAGAAAATGATCCAGAAGGCGACCGAGGAGTTGGAGGCGAGCGTCCGGAACCTGCAGCGCTCGAACCGCCAGCTGGACCAGTTTGCTCGCGTGGCCTCGCACGACCTGCAGGCGCCGCTGCACACCATCTCCGGTTTCGCCCAGATCCTCGCCGACCGCTACGGCCCGGTGCTGGGCGATGAGGGCCGCGAGTTCGTCGGCTACATTACCGGCGGCGCCAGGCAGATGCAGGAGCAGATTACCGGCCTGTTGCAGCTCTCGCGCCTGAACTCGCGCGCCGAGCCGATGCGGGCGGTGGACACCGGCGAGGTCGTAAGCCAGGTGCTGACCTACCTGCAAAGCAGCATCGAGGCCGCCGGCGCCCGCGTGCAGCATGAGGGCCTGCCGACGGTACATGGCGAGCGCGCGCAGCTGGGCTTGCTGTTCCAGAACCTGGTCGCGAACGCGATCAAGTTCCGCCGCCCCGGCGTCGCGCCGCAGGTCGCCATCAGCGCCCGGCCCGAGGATGGGCACTGGCGCTTCGAGGTGCGCGACAATGGCATCGGTATCCCGCCCGAGCACCGCGAGGCGGTGTTCGAGCTGTTCCGGCGGCTGCATACCCAGGACGAATATCCGGGCACCGGCATCGGCCTGGCACTGTGCAAGGATATCGTGGAACGGCATGGCGGCAACATCGCCGTGGAATCGCAGCCTGGCGCCGGCAGCGTGTTTTCCTTTACCCTGCCGGCAGCGTCGACACAGCCGCAGGCCGCAGCGACCTGA
- a CDS encoding helix-turn-helix transcriptional regulator: protein MPKVAEKVSAFGARLASLRKAAGYTQTELAEALGTTQRMITYYETRAEKAPAALLPKMAGVFGVSTDELLGLKQPKKSKAPDTRLTRRLQQIEKLDPQEKRQVITLLDAFIERAQLKQASR from the coding sequence ATGCCCAAAGTTGCAGAGAAAGTCAGCGCGTTCGGCGCGCGGTTGGCCAGCTTGCGCAAAGCCGCCGGCTATACCCAGACCGAGCTCGCCGAGGCGCTGGGGACCACCCAGCGCATGATCACCTACTACGAAACCCGCGCGGAGAAGGCACCGGCGGCGCTGTTGCCGAAGATGGCCGGGGTGTTCGGCGTGTCTACCGACGAGCTGCTCGGCCTCAAACAACCGAAAAAGTCCAAGGCGCCGGATACGCGCCTCACGCGCCGTTTGCAGCAGATCGAGAAGCTCGACCCGCAGGAGAAGCGCCAGGTGATAACGCTGCTCGACGCGTTCATCGAGCGCGCGCAGTTGAAGCAGGCCAGCCGCTAA
- a CDS encoding response regulator translates to MKSATGTPSDKIRLLLIDDAKPARLVQTYVLEHEFRNVSVTGAEQAPPLEQMLEYDGIIIDERLAGERGMDVARRIQQENWMIPLMVMTSLQPSDPAFEKAYEFVDYVVTKSDPPMFINAIRALIRQIRRIRAANLS, encoded by the coding sequence ATGAAATCCGCCACCGGCACGCCATCGGACAAGATCCGGCTGCTGCTGATCGACGACGCCAAGCCCGCCCGGCTGGTGCAGACCTACGTACTCGAGCACGAGTTCAGGAACGTCAGCGTGACCGGCGCCGAGCAGGCGCCGCCGCTGGAGCAGATGCTGGAGTATGACGGCATCATCATTGACGAGCGGCTGGCGGGCGAGCGCGGCATGGACGTCGCCCGCCGCATCCAGCAGGAAAACTGGATGATCCCGCTGATGGTCATGACCTCGCTGCAGCCGTCCGACCCGGCCTTCGAGAAGGCCTATGAGTTCGTGGACTACGTGGTCACCAAGAGTGACCCGCCGATGTTCATCAACGCCATCCGCGCGCTCATCCGCCAGATCCGGCGCATCCGCGCGGCCAACCTGTCGTAG
- a CDS encoding type II toxin-antitoxin system RelE/ParE family toxin, protein MRVEWTEPALADLAALRDYIAEDSPANAERFIERLFEAAARLVAHPRLGREVPEADEAPEEIRELIFRDYRILYLVETDTVQVLTVIHGSREIARMAKKPWE, encoded by the coding sequence GTGCGCGTTGAGTGGACCGAGCCGGCGCTCGCCGATCTGGCAGCGCTGCGCGACTACATCGCCGAAGACTCCCCCGCCAATGCCGAGCGCTTCATCGAGCGCCTGTTCGAGGCGGCGGCCCGGCTCGTCGCCCATCCGCGCCTGGGCCGGGAAGTGCCGGAAGCAGACGAAGCGCCGGAAGAAATCCGCGAGCTGATCTTCCGCGACTACCGGATTCTCTACCTGGTCGAAACCGACACCGTGCAGGTCCTCACCGTCATCCATGGTTCGCGCGAGATCGCGCGCATGGCGAAGAAGCCGTGGGAGTGA